The following are from one region of the Cyanobacterium stanieri LEGE 03274 genome:
- a CDS encoding histone deacetylase family protein has product MNLPVVYHPHYVTPIPQEHRFPMPKFKLLYELLLKDGITTPTLTHAPTIATPEILQLVHHPDYVAKYCNGTLDPKALRRIGLPWSEGLVKRTCTAVAGTILTAQLALKHGLCCNTAGGTHHAFPDYGSGFCIFNDLAIASRYLLENKLVERILIVDLDVHQGDGTAYTFYDESRVFTFSMHCDANFPYRKQTSDLDIPLPVGLDDDGYLQILASYLSSLLQEIKPDLVLYDGGVDTHRGDRLGKLCLTDTGIYRREMQVLSTCLAQGYPVACVIGGGYSKDIHELVYRHSLLHRAAQECQKLL; this is encoded by the coding sequence ATGAATTTACCCGTCGTCTATCACCCCCATTATGTTACCCCCATTCCCCAAGAGCATCGCTTTCCCATGCCCAAATTTAAATTACTCTATGAATTGCTGCTCAAAGATGGTATCACCACCCCAACCCTCACCCATGCCCCCACCATTGCCACCCCAGAAATTTTACAATTAGTCCACCACCCCGACTATGTGGCAAAATATTGTAATGGTACATTAGATCCTAAAGCCTTACGGCGCATCGGTTTACCCTGGAGCGAAGGGTTAGTAAAAAGAACCTGCACAGCGGTAGCAGGAACGATTTTAACCGCCCAATTAGCCCTCAAACATGGTTTATGTTGTAATACCGCCGGAGGCACTCACCATGCCTTTCCTGACTATGGCTCAGGATTTTGTATTTTTAATGATTTGGCCATCGCCTCTCGTTACCTATTAGAAAATAAATTAGTCGAAAGAATCTTAATTGTTGATTTAGATGTACATCAGGGAGACGGCACCGCCTACACCTTCTATGATGAATCGAGGGTGTTTACCTTTTCCATGCACTGTGATGCTAATTTTCCCTATCGAAAGCAAACCAGCGATTTAGATATTCCCCTCCCAGTGGGTTTAGATGATGATGGTTATTTACAAATTCTTGCCTCCTATTTATCTTCCCTCCTCCAAGAAATTAAACCTGATTTAGTTCTCTATGATGGCGGTGTAGATACCCATAGGGGCGATCGCCTCGGGAAACTATGCCTTACCGACACAGGAATATATAGACGAGAAATGCAAGTTTTAAGCACCTGTCTAGCCCAAGGTTATCCCGTCGCCTGTGTCATTGGGGGAGGTTACAGCAAGGATATTCATGAATTAGTTTATCGTCATTCTCTCTTACATCGTGCCGCCCAAGAGTGTCAAAAATTACTTTAG